One region of Salvelinus namaycush isolate Seneca chromosome 3, SaNama_1.0, whole genome shotgun sequence genomic DNA includes:
- the LOC120039569 gene encoding tubulin beta chain-like isoform X7 gives MREIVHLQAGQCGNQIGAKFWEVISDEHGIDPTGTYHGDSDLQLDRINVYYNEASGGKYVPRAILVDLEPGTMDSVRSGPFGQIFRPDNFVFGQSGAGNNWAKGHYTEGAELVDSVMDVVRKEVDEQMLNVQNKNSSYFVEWIPNNVKTAVCDIPPRGLKMSATFIGNSTAIQELFKRISEQFTAMFRRKAFLHWYTGEGMDEMEFTEAESNMNDLVSEYQQYQDATAEEGEFEEEGEEEAA, from the exons ATGCGAGAAATAGTGCATCTGCAAGCCGGCCAGTGCGGGAACCAGATCGGAGCCAAG TTCTGGGAGGTGATCAGTGATGAGCATGGCATCGACCCGACTGGCACCTACCATGGAGACAGCGACCTGCAGCTAGACAGGATCAATGTGTACTACAATGAGGCCTCAG GTGGGAAGTATGTCCCCCGTGCTATCCTGGTGGATCTGGAGCCGGGCACCATGGACTCTGTCAGGTCTGGCCCCTTTGGACAGATTTTCAGGCCAGACAACTTTGTCTTCG GCCAGAGTGGAGCTGGAAACAACTGGGCCAAGGGCCACTACACAGAGGGAGCAGAGCTGGTAGACTCTGTCATGGATGTAGtgaggaaggag GTGGACGAGCAGATGCTCAACGTCCAGAACAAGAACAGCAGCTACTTTGTGGAATGGATCCCCAACAACGTGAAGACAGCTGTCTGCGACATCCCACCCCGTGGCCTCAAGATGTCTGCCACCTTCATCGGCAACAGCACAGCCATCCAGGAGCTGTTCAAGCGTATCTCTGAGCAGTTCACTGCCATGTTCCGTCGTAAGGCCTTCCTTCACTGGTACACCGGAGAGGGTATGGATGAGATGGAGTTCACTGAGGCTGAGAGCAACATGAATGACCTGGTGTCTGAGTACCAGCAGTACCAAGATGCCACCGCTGAGGAGGGCGAGTttgaagaggagggagaagaggaagccGCCTAA
- the LOC120039569 gene encoding tubulin beta-4B chain-like isoform X3: MREIVHLQAGQCGNQIGAKFWEVISDEHGIDPTGTYHGDSDLQLDRINVYYNEASGGKYVPRAILVDLEPGTMDSVRSGPFGQIFRPDNFVFGQSGAGNNWAKGHYTEGAELVDSVMDVVRKEAESCDCLQGFQLTHSLGGGTGSGMGTLLISKIREEYPDRIMNTFSVVPSPKVSDTVVEPYNATLSVHQLVENTDETFCIDNEALYDICFRTLKLTTPTYGDLNHLVSATMSGVTTCLRFPGQLNADLRKLAVNMVPFPRLHFFMPGFAPLTSRGSQQYRALSVPELTQQMFDSESNMNDLVSEYQQYQDATAEEGEFEEEGEEEAA, from the exons ATGCGAGAAATAGTGCATCTGCAAGCCGGCCAGTGCGGGAACCAGATCGGAGCCAAG TTCTGGGAGGTGATCAGTGATGAGCATGGCATCGACCCGACTGGCACCTACCATGGAGACAGCGACCTGCAGCTAGACAGGATCAATGTGTACTACAATGAGGCCTCAG GTGGGAAGTATGTCCCCCGTGCTATCCTGGTGGATCTGGAGCCGGGCACCATGGACTCTGTCAGGTCTGGCCCCTTTGGACAGATTTTCAGGCCAGACAACTTTGTCTTCG GCCAGAGTGGAGCTGGAAACAACTGGGCCAAGGGCCACTACACAGAGGGAGCAGAGCTGGTAGACTCTGTCATGGATGTAGtgaggaaggaggcagagagcTGTGACTGCCTCCAGGGCTTCCAGCTCACCCACTCCCTGGGTGGGGGTACTGGCTCTGGCATGGGCACCCTGCTCATCAGCAAGATCCGCGAGGAGTACCCTGACCGCATCATGAACACCTTCAGCGTGGTGCCCTCTCCTAAAGTGTCCGACACAGTGGTGGAGCCCTACAACGCCACCCTCTCTGTGCATCAGCTGGTGGAGAACACAGATGAGACCTTCTGCATCGACAACGAAGCCCTCTACGACATCTGCTTCCGCACTCTCAAGCTCACCACACCCACCTATGGAGACCTCAACCATCTGGTGTCAGCCACCATGAGTGGAGTGACCACCTGCCTTCGTTTCCCTGGCCAGCTCAACGCCGACCTCCGCAAACTGGCTGTCAACATGGTGCCCTTCCCCCGCCTGCACTTCTTCATGCCTGGCTTCGCCCCCCTCACCAGCAGGGGGAGCCAGCAGTACCGCGCCCTGTCCGTGCCTGAGCTCACCCAGCAGATGTTCGACT CTGAGAGCAACATGAATGACCTGGTGTCTGAGTACCAGCAGTACCAAGATGCCACCGCTGAGGAGGGCGAGTttgaagaggagggagaagaggaagccGCCTAA
- the LOC120039569 gene encoding tubulin beta chain-like isoform X8, with amino-acid sequence MREIVHLQAGQCGNQIGAKFWEVISDEHGIDPTGTYHGDSDLQLDRINVYYNEASGGKYVPRAILVDLEPGTMDSVRSGPFGQIFRPDNFVFGQSGAGNNWAKGHYTEGAELVDSVMDVVRKEAESCDCLQGFQLTHSLAIQELFKRISEQFTAMFRRKAFLHWYTGEGMDEMEFTEAESNMNDLVSEYQQYQDATAEEGEFEEEGEEEAA; translated from the exons ATGCGAGAAATAGTGCATCTGCAAGCCGGCCAGTGCGGGAACCAGATCGGAGCCAAG TTCTGGGAGGTGATCAGTGATGAGCATGGCATCGACCCGACTGGCACCTACCATGGAGACAGCGACCTGCAGCTAGACAGGATCAATGTGTACTACAATGAGGCCTCAG GTGGGAAGTATGTCCCCCGTGCTATCCTGGTGGATCTGGAGCCGGGCACCATGGACTCTGTCAGGTCTGGCCCCTTTGGACAGATTTTCAGGCCAGACAACTTTGTCTTCG GCCAGAGTGGAGCTGGAAACAACTGGGCCAAGGGCCACTACACAGAGGGAGCAGAGCTGGTAGACTCTGTCATGGATGTAGtgaggaaggaggcagagagcTGTGACTGCCTCCAGGGCTTCCAGCTCACCCACTCCCTGG CCATCCAGGAGCTGTTCAAGCGTATCTCTGAGCAGTTCACTGCCATGTTCCGTCGTAAGGCCTTCCTTCACTGGTACACCGGAGAGGGTATGGATGAGATGGAGTTCACTGAGGCTGAGAGCAACATGAATGACCTGGTGTCTGAGTACCAGCAGTACCAAGATGCCACCGCTGAGGAGGGCGAGTttgaagaggagggagaagaggaagccGCCTAA
- the LOC120039569 gene encoding tubulin beta chain-like isoform X4, which yields MREIVHLQAGQCGNQIGAKFWEVISDEHGIDPTGTYHGDSDLQLDRINVYYNEASGGKYVPRAILVDLEPGTMDSVRSGPFGQIFRPDNFVFGQSGAGNNWAKGHYTEGAELVDSVMDVVRKEAESCDCLQGFQLTHSLGGGTGSGMGTLLISKIREEYPDRIMNTFSVVPSPKVSDTVVEPYNATLSVHQLAAIFRGRMSMKEVDEQMLNVQNKNSSYFVEWIPNNVKTAVCDIPPRGLKMSATFIGNSTAIQELFKRISEQFTAMFRRKAFLHWYTGEGMDEMEFTEAESNMNDLVSEYQQYQDATAEEGEFEEEGEEEAA from the exons ATGCGAGAAATAGTGCATCTGCAAGCCGGCCAGTGCGGGAACCAGATCGGAGCCAAG TTCTGGGAGGTGATCAGTGATGAGCATGGCATCGACCCGACTGGCACCTACCATGGAGACAGCGACCTGCAGCTAGACAGGATCAATGTGTACTACAATGAGGCCTCAG GTGGGAAGTATGTCCCCCGTGCTATCCTGGTGGATCTGGAGCCGGGCACCATGGACTCTGTCAGGTCTGGCCCCTTTGGACAGATTTTCAGGCCAGACAACTTTGTCTTCG GCCAGAGTGGAGCTGGAAACAACTGGGCCAAGGGCCACTACACAGAGGGAGCAGAGCTGGTAGACTCTGTCATGGATGTAGtgaggaaggaggcagagagcTGTGACTGCCTCCAGGGCTTCCAGCTCACCCACTCCCTGGGTGGGGGTACTGGCTCTGGCATGGGCACCCTGCTCATCAGCAAGATCCGCGAGGAGTACCCTGACCGCATCATGAACACCTTCAGCGTGGTGCCCTCTCCTAAAGTGTCCGACACAGTGGTGGAGCCCTACAACGCCACCCTCTCTGTGCATCAGC TGGCCGCCATCTTCCGTGGCCGCATGTCCATGAAGGAGGTGGACGAGCAGATGCTCAACGTCCAGAACAAGAACAGCAGCTACTTTGTGGAATGGATCCCCAACAACGTGAAGACAGCTGTCTGCGACATCCCACCCCGTGGCCTCAAGATGTCTGCCACCTTCATCGGCAACAGCACAGCCATCCAGGAGCTGTTCAAGCGTATCTCTGAGCAGTTCACTGCCATGTTCCGTCGTAAGGCCTTCCTTCACTGGTACACCGGAGAGGGTATGGATGAGATGGAGTTCACTGAGGCTGAGAGCAACATGAATGACCTGGTGTCTGAGTACCAGCAGTACCAAGATGCCACCGCTGAGGAGGGCGAGTttgaagaggagggagaagaggaagccGCCTAA
- the LOC120039569 gene encoding tubulin beta chain-like isoform X2: MREIVHLQAGQCGNQIGAKFWEVISDEHGIDPTGTYHGDSDLQLDRINVYYNEASGGKYVPRAILVDLEPGTMDSVRSGPFGQIFRPDNFVFGQSGAGNNWAKGHYTEGAELVDSVMDVVRKEAESCDCLQLNADLRKLAVNMVPFPRLHFFMPGFAPLTSRGSQQYRALSVPELTQQMFDSKNMMAACDPRHGRYLTVAAIFRGRMSMKEVDEQMLNVQNKNSSYFVEWIPNNVKTAVCDIPPRGLKMSATFIGNSTAIQELFKRISEQFTAMFRRKAFLHWYTGEGMDEMEFTEAESNMNDLVSEYQQYQDATAEEGEFEEEGEEEAA; this comes from the exons ATGCGAGAAATAGTGCATCTGCAAGCCGGCCAGTGCGGGAACCAGATCGGAGCCAAG TTCTGGGAGGTGATCAGTGATGAGCATGGCATCGACCCGACTGGCACCTACCATGGAGACAGCGACCTGCAGCTAGACAGGATCAATGTGTACTACAATGAGGCCTCAG GTGGGAAGTATGTCCCCCGTGCTATCCTGGTGGATCTGGAGCCGGGCACCATGGACTCTGTCAGGTCTGGCCCCTTTGGACAGATTTTCAGGCCAGACAACTTTGTCTTCG GCCAGAGTGGAGCTGGAAACAACTGGGCCAAGGGCCACTACACAGAGGGAGCAGAGCTGGTAGACTCTGTCATGGATGTAGtgaggaaggaggcagagagcTGTGACTGCCT CCAGCTCAACGCCGACCTCCGCAAACTGGCTGTCAACATGGTGCCCTTCCCCCGCCTGCACTTCTTCATGCCTGGCTTCGCCCCCCTCACCAGCAGGGGGAGCCAGCAGTACCGCGCCCTGTCCGTGCCTGAGCTCACCCAGCAGATGTTCGACTCCAAGAACATGATGGCGGCCTGTGACCCTCGTCACGGCCGTTACCTCACCGTGGCCGCCATCTTCCGTGGCCGCATGTCCATGAAGGAGGTGGACGAGCAGATGCTCAACGTCCAGAACAAGAACAGCAGCTACTTTGTGGAATGGATCCCCAACAACGTGAAGACAGCTGTCTGCGACATCCCACCCCGTGGCCTCAAGATGTCTGCCACCTTCATCGGCAACAGCACAGCCATCCAGGAGCTGTTCAAGCGTATCTCTGAGCAGTTCACTGCCATGTTCCGTCGTAAGGCCTTCCTTCACTGGTACACCGGAGAGGGTATGGATGAGATGGAGTTCACTGAGGCTGAGAGCAACATGAATGACCTGGTGTCTGAGTACCAGCAGTACCAAGATGCCACCGCTGAGGAGGGCGAGTttgaagaggagggagaagaggaagccGCCTAA
- the LOC120039569 gene encoding tubulin beta-1 chain-like isoform X9 yields the protein MREIVHLQAGQCGNQIGAKFWEVISDEHGIDPTGTYHGDSDLQLDRINVYYNEASGGKYVPRAILVDLEPGTMDSVRSGPFGQIFRPDNFVFGQSGAGNNWAKGHYTEGAELVDSGMDEMEFTEAESNMNDLVSEYQQYQDATAEEGEFEEEGEEEAA from the exons ATGCGAGAAATAGTGCATCTGCAAGCCGGCCAGTGCGGGAACCAGATCGGAGCCAAG TTCTGGGAGGTGATCAGTGATGAGCATGGCATCGACCCGACTGGCACCTACCATGGAGACAGCGACCTGCAGCTAGACAGGATCAATGTGTACTACAATGAGGCCTCAG GTGGGAAGTATGTCCCCCGTGCTATCCTGGTGGATCTGGAGCCGGGCACCATGGACTCTGTCAGGTCTGGCCCCTTTGGACAGATTTTCAGGCCAGACAACTTTGTCTTCG GCCAGAGTGGAGCTGGAAACAACTGGGCCAAGGGCCACTACACAGAGGGAGCAGAGCTGGTAGACTCT GGTATGGATGAGATGGAGTTCACTGAGGCTGAGAGCAACATGAATGACCTGGTGTCTGAGTACCAGCAGTACCAAGATGCCACCGCTGAGGAGGGCGAGTttgaagaggagggagaagaggaagccGCCTAA
- the LOC120039569 gene encoding tubulin beta chain-like isoform X6 — MREIVHLQAGQCGNQIGAKFWEVISDEHGIDPTGTYHGDSDLQLDRINVYYNEASGGKYVPRAILVDLEPGTMDSVRSGPFGQIFRPDNFVFGQSGAGNNWAKGHYTEGAELVDSVMDVVRKEAESCDCLQGFQLTHSLGGGTGSGMGTLLISKIREEYPDRIMNTFSVVPSPKVSDTVVEPYNATLSVHQLVENTDETFIGNSTAIQELFKRISEQFTAMFRRKAFLHWYTGEGMDEMEFTEAESNMNDLVSEYQQYQDATAEEGEFEEEGEEEAA, encoded by the exons ATGCGAGAAATAGTGCATCTGCAAGCCGGCCAGTGCGGGAACCAGATCGGAGCCAAG TTCTGGGAGGTGATCAGTGATGAGCATGGCATCGACCCGACTGGCACCTACCATGGAGACAGCGACCTGCAGCTAGACAGGATCAATGTGTACTACAATGAGGCCTCAG GTGGGAAGTATGTCCCCCGTGCTATCCTGGTGGATCTGGAGCCGGGCACCATGGACTCTGTCAGGTCTGGCCCCTTTGGACAGATTTTCAGGCCAGACAACTTTGTCTTCG GCCAGAGTGGAGCTGGAAACAACTGGGCCAAGGGCCACTACACAGAGGGAGCAGAGCTGGTAGACTCTGTCATGGATGTAGtgaggaaggaggcagagagcTGTGACTGCCTCCAGGGCTTCCAGCTCACCCACTCCCTGGGTGGGGGTACTGGCTCTGGCATGGGCACCCTGCTCATCAGCAAGATCCGCGAGGAGTACCCTGACCGCATCATGAACACCTTCAGCGTGGTGCCCTCTCCTAAAGTGTCCGACACAGTGGTGGAGCCCTACAACGCCACCCTCTCTGTGCATCAGCTGGTGGAGAACACAGATGAG ACCTTCATCGGCAACAGCACAGCCATCCAGGAGCTGTTCAAGCGTATCTCTGAGCAGTTCACTGCCATGTTCCGTCGTAAGGCCTTCCTTCACTGGTACACCGGAGAGGGTATGGATGAGATGGAGTTCACTGAGGCTGAGAGCAACATGAATGACCTGGTGTCTGAGTACCAGCAGTACCAAGATGCCACCGCTGAGGAGGGCGAGTttgaagaggagggagaagaggaagccGCCTAA
- the LOC120039569 gene encoding tubulin beta-4B chain-like isoform X1 — MREIVHLQAGQCGNQIGAKFWEVISDEHGIDPTGTYHGDSDLQLDRINVYYNEASGGKYVPRAILVDLEPGTMDSVRSGPFGQIFRPDNFVFGQSGAGNNWAKGHYTEGAELVDSVMDVVRKEAESCDCLQGFQLTHSLGGGTGSGMGTLLISKIREEYPDRIMNTFSVVPSPKVSDTVVEPYNATLSVHQLVENTDETFCIDNEALYDICFRTLKLTTPTYGDLNHLVSATMSGVTTCLRFPGQLNADLRKLAVNMVPFPRLHFFMPGFAPLTSRGSQQYRALSVPELTQQMFDSKNMMAACDPRHGRYLTVAAIFRGRMSMKEVDEQMLNVQNKNSSYFVEWIPNNVKTAVCDIPPRGLKMSATFIGNSTAIQELFKRISEQFTAMFRRKAFLHWYTGEGMDEMEFTEAESNMNDLVSEYQQYQDATAEEGEFEEEGEEEAA; from the exons ATGCGAGAAATAGTGCATCTGCAAGCCGGCCAGTGCGGGAACCAGATCGGAGCCAAG TTCTGGGAGGTGATCAGTGATGAGCATGGCATCGACCCGACTGGCACCTACCATGGAGACAGCGACCTGCAGCTAGACAGGATCAATGTGTACTACAATGAGGCCTCAG GTGGGAAGTATGTCCCCCGTGCTATCCTGGTGGATCTGGAGCCGGGCACCATGGACTCTGTCAGGTCTGGCCCCTTTGGACAGATTTTCAGGCCAGACAACTTTGTCTTCG GCCAGAGTGGAGCTGGAAACAACTGGGCCAAGGGCCACTACACAGAGGGAGCAGAGCTGGTAGACTCTGTCATGGATGTAGtgaggaaggaggcagagagcTGTGACTGCCTCCAGGGCTTCCAGCTCACCCACTCCCTGGGTGGGGGTACTGGCTCTGGCATGGGCACCCTGCTCATCAGCAAGATCCGCGAGGAGTACCCTGACCGCATCATGAACACCTTCAGCGTGGTGCCCTCTCCTAAAGTGTCCGACACAGTGGTGGAGCCCTACAACGCCACCCTCTCTGTGCATCAGCTGGTGGAGAACACAGATGAGACCTTCTGCATCGACAACGAAGCCCTCTACGACATCTGCTTCCGCACTCTCAAGCTCACCACACCCACCTATGGAGACCTCAACCATCTGGTGTCAGCCACCATGAGTGGAGTGACCACCTGCCTTCGTTTCCCTGGCCAGCTCAACGCCGACCTCCGCAAACTGGCTGTCAACATGGTGCCCTTCCCCCGCCTGCACTTCTTCATGCCTGGCTTCGCCCCCCTCACCAGCAGGGGGAGCCAGCAGTACCGCGCCCTGTCCGTGCCTGAGCTCACCCAGCAGATGTTCGACTCCAAGAACATGATGGCGGCCTGTGACCCTCGTCACGGCCGTTACCTCACCGTGGCCGCCATCTTCCGTGGCCGCATGTCCATGAAGGAGGTGGACGAGCAGATGCTCAACGTCCAGAACAAGAACAGCAGCTACTTTGTGGAATGGATCCCCAACAACGTGAAGACAGCTGTCTGCGACATCCCACCCCGTGGCCTCAAGATGTCTGCCACCTTCATCGGCAACAGCACAGCCATCCAGGAGCTGTTCAAGCGTATCTCTGAGCAGTTCACTGCCATGTTCCGTCGTAAGGCCTTCCTTCACTGGTACACCGGAGAGGGTATGGATGAGATGGAGTTCACTGAGGCTGAGAGCAACATGAATGACCTGGTGTCTGAGTACCAGCAGTACCAAGATGCCACCGCTGAGGAGGGCGAGTttgaagaggagggagaagaggaagccGCCTAA
- the LOC120039569 gene encoding tubulin beta chain-like isoform X5 — protein sequence MREIVHLQAGQCGNQIGAKFWEVISDEHGIDPTGTYHGDSDLQLDRINVYYNEASGGKYVPRAILVDLEPGTMDSVRSGPFGQIFRPDNFVFGQSGAGNNWAKGHYTEGAELVDSVMDVVRKEAESCDCLQGFQLTHSLGGGTGSGMGTLLISKIREEYPDRIMNTFSVVPSPKVSDTVVEPYNATLSVHQLVENTDETFCIDNEALYDIGNSTAIQELFKRISEQFTAMFRRKAFLHWYTGEGMDEMEFTEAESNMNDLVSEYQQYQDATAEEGEFEEEGEEEAA from the exons ATGCGAGAAATAGTGCATCTGCAAGCCGGCCAGTGCGGGAACCAGATCGGAGCCAAG TTCTGGGAGGTGATCAGTGATGAGCATGGCATCGACCCGACTGGCACCTACCATGGAGACAGCGACCTGCAGCTAGACAGGATCAATGTGTACTACAATGAGGCCTCAG GTGGGAAGTATGTCCCCCGTGCTATCCTGGTGGATCTGGAGCCGGGCACCATGGACTCTGTCAGGTCTGGCCCCTTTGGACAGATTTTCAGGCCAGACAACTTTGTCTTCG GCCAGAGTGGAGCTGGAAACAACTGGGCCAAGGGCCACTACACAGAGGGAGCAGAGCTGGTAGACTCTGTCATGGATGTAGtgaggaaggaggcagagagcTGTGACTGCCTCCAGGGCTTCCAGCTCACCCACTCCCTGGGTGGGGGTACTGGCTCTGGCATGGGCACCCTGCTCATCAGCAAGATCCGCGAGGAGTACCCTGACCGCATCATGAACACCTTCAGCGTGGTGCCCTCTCCTAAAGTGTCCGACACAGTGGTGGAGCCCTACAACGCCACCCTCTCTGTGCATCAGCTGGTGGAGAACACAGATGAGACCTTCTGCATCGACAACGAAGCCCTCTACGA CATCGGCAACAGCACAGCCATCCAGGAGCTGTTCAAGCGTATCTCTGAGCAGTTCACTGCCATGTTCCGTCGTAAGGCCTTCCTTCACTGGTACACCGGAGAGGGTATGGATGAGATGGAGTTCACTGAGGCTGAGAGCAACATGAATGACCTGGTGTCTGAGTACCAGCAGTACCAAGATGCCACCGCTGAGGAGGGCGAGTttgaagaggagggagaagaggaagccGCCTAA